A genomic segment from Conger conger chromosome 2, fConCon1.1, whole genome shotgun sequence encodes:
- the akap8l gene encoding A-kinase anchor protein 8-like isoform X3 — translation MDNRGYGSSGYSSWGGGGSSSSRGSGGYDLYGYKDSMSMSMSSSGGYGGGYGGGGGGGGGGGSSQMKRSLSGAGMVSTGTSADAVIAKINQRLDMLTQLEGSGGMKGGGRSDRFDQYESYDSRPSSVNPRDLYRSGSYGYGDGPSDLLSPRGGGYGGGAYDGSSSFGPAKARQPPRDSYAGPGWGGRRSPRRGGAPGGPGGRGFGRRQEPPMGGARGGHSPGGRGRLPSLLSHRMYPETGAYQQPPTGPQDLPGRPFGAGPGLRAGRQRGRKRPVNRQINPQREVQKKRKQTVTAGDEPESKKDKTETENTESTNDSAQPSGETSEAKSSAAVKITADDDALTMQEEINQMKKKLQPKPPTPQDRFPKLRKRRGFQERVMFACSVCKFRSFYSEEMAAHMESRFHKDHFRFLTNQLSKPTIDFLHEYLNNKFKKTEERTKQIENMSAAICQVYKEQDLTRDIGMEHFMKKVEAAHCAACDLFIPMQHHLIQRHLKSPDHNFNRKGMMEQSKHASLSVARSILNHKIIAKKLEIYLKGENPFDGNDKDPEDSLMDVSGAELEDKSQATAQDGDGNHAPAGEGQKDGAEVKMEEEELEGVLGEDCLEEEGDDGEAEPGEEEALLKEEGEGLKEEEDKAAPKEEAEIQDEAVLNEDEDEERALLNENEGVLGGDGEGQEGAEEDLADGEQAVEADFGDEEEADLGEDDEGVEAEEEEGVEVVDEEELDEDQADVAVVEDDDGVVLVE, via the exons ATGGATAATCGGGGTTATGGTTCATCAG GTTACTCaagctggggtgggggtggcagcAGCTCCAGCAGAG GATCGGGCGGCTACGACCTCTACGGCTACAAGGACTCCATGTCCATGTCCATGTCCAGCAGTGGGGGCTACGGAGGCGGctatggaggaggaggaggaggaggaggaggcggggggtCCAGCCAGATGAAGAGGAGCCTCTCCGGGGCCGGCATGGTCTCCACGGGAACCAGCGCCGACGCCGTCATCGCCAAGATAAACCAGCGGCTCGACATGCTGACCCAGCTGGAGGGCTCGGGAGGCATGAAGGGAGGGGGCCGCAGCGACAG GTTTGACCAATACGAGTCCTACGACTCGCGCCCCTCCTCTGTAAACCCCCGCGATCTCTACAGATCCGGTAGCTATGGTTACGGCGACGGGCCGTCGGACCTGCTGAGCCCGCGGGGCGGGGGCTACGGGGGCGGGGCCTACGACGGCTCCTCCTCCTTCGGACCCGCCAAGGCGCGTCAGCCGCCCCGCGACTCCTACGCCGGCCCCGGCTGGGGCGGGAGGCGGTCCCCCAGGAGGGgcggggcccccgggggcccgggCGGACGCGGGTTTGGCCGCCGGCAGGAGCCCCCCATGGGCGGGGCCCGGGGAGGCCACTCCcccggggggcggggcaggctCCCGTCGCTGCTGTCCCACCGCATGTACCCCGAGACGGGCGCGTACCAGCAGCCCCCGACGGGCCCCCAGGACCTCCCCGGCCGGCCCTTCGGAGCGGGCCCCGGACTCCGGGCAGGCCGCCAGAGGGGCCGCAAGAGACCCGTCAACCGA CAGATAAACCCACAAAGGGAAGTGCAGAAGAAGAGGAAACAGACTGTTACCGCTGGCGACGAACCCGAGTCCAAGAAGGACAAAACCGAGACTGAGAACACAGAGTCCACTAATG ATTCAGCCCAGCCCAGTGGGGAAACTTCAGAGGCCAAGAGTTCTGCG GCAGTGAAGATCACAGCAGATGATGACG cGCTGACCATGCAGGAggagataaaccagatgaagaAGAAGTTGCAGCCGAAGCCGCCCACCCCCCAGGACAGATTCCCCaagctgaggaagaggaggggctTCCaggaaag GGTGATGTTCGCGTGTTCCGTCTGCAAGTTCCGCTCCTTCTACAGCGAGGAGATGGCCGCCCACATGGAGAGCCGCTTTCACAAAGACCACTTCCGCTTTCTGACCAATCAGCTGTCCAAGCCCACCATCGACTTCCTGCAC GAGTACCTGAACAACAAGTTCAAGAAGACCGAGGAGAGGACGAAGCAAATTGAGAACATGAGCGCAGCAATCTGCCAGGTGTATAAGGAGCAGGACCTCACccgag ACATTGGAATGGAGCACTTCATGAAGAAGGTGGAGGCAGCACACTGTGCAGCCTGTGATCTCTTCATCCCTATGCAGCACCACCTCatccagagacacctcaaatCCCCCGACCACAACTTCAACCGCAAG GGCATGATGGAGCAGTCGAAACACGCCAGCCTCTCTGTGGCCCGCAGCATCCTCAATCACAAAATCATCGCCAAGAAGCTGGAGATCTACCTAAAG gGTGAGAACCCGTTCGACGGCAATGATAAGGACCCTGAGGATTCGCTGATGGACGTGTCGGGGGCGGAGCTAGAAGACAAGAGCCAGGCGACGGCGCAGGACGGCGATGGAAACCACGCCCCCGCGGGGGAGGGGCAGAAGGACGGGGCGGAGgtgaagatggaggaggaggagctggagggcgTGCTGGGGGAGGActgcctggaggaggagggtgatGACGGAGAGGCGGAGCCTGGGGAGGAAGAGGCGTTGCTtaaggaggaaggggaggggcttaAGGAGGAAGAGGACAAGGCGGCGCCTAAGGAGGAGGCGGAGATCCAGGACGAGGCGGTGCTgaatgaggatgaggatgaggagagGGCACTGCTGAACGAGAATGAGGGCGTGCTGGGGGGTGATGGGGAAGGGCAGGAGGGGGCGGAGGAAGATCTTGCGGACGGGGAACAGGCTGTGGAAGCAGATTTCGGAGATGAGGAAGAGGCGGATTTAGGGGAGGATGATGAAGGGGTGGaggcggaggaagaggagggtgtaGAGGTGGTAGATGAGGAAGAGCTGGATGAGGACCAGGCCGACGTGGCCGTGGTGGAGGACGATGATGGAGTGGTTCTGGTGGAGTAA
- the akap8l gene encoding A-kinase anchor protein 8-like isoform X1 produces the protein MDNRGYGSSGYSSWGGGGSSSSRGSGGYDLYGYKDSMSMSMSSSGGYGGGYGGGGGGGGGGGSSQMKRSLSGAGMVSTGTSADAVIAKINQRLDMLTQLEGSGGMKGGGRSDRFDQYESYDSRPSSVNPRDLYRSGSYGYGDGPSDLLSPRGGGYGGGAYDGSSSFGPAKARQPPRDSYAGPGWGGRRSPRRGGAPGGPGGRGFGRRQEPPMGGARGGHSPGGRGRLPSLLSHRMYPETGAYQQPPTGPQDLPGRPFGAGPGLRAGRQRGRKRPVNRQINPQREVQKKRKQTVTAGDEPESKKDKTETENTESTNDSAQPSGETSEAKSSAAVKITADDDALTMQEEINQMKKKLQPKPPTPQDRFPKLRKRRGFQERSGVRLGSQRVMFACSVCKFRSFYSEEMAAHMESRFHKDHFRFLTNQLSKPTIDFLHEYLNNKFKKTEERTKQIENMSAAICQVYKEQDLTRDIGMEHFMKKVEAAHCAACDLFIPMQHHLIQRHLKSPDHNFNRKGMMEQSKHASLSVARSILNHKIIAKKLEIYLKGENPFDGNDKDPEDSLMDVSGAELEDKSQATAQDGDGNHAPAGEGQKDGAEVKMEEEELEGVLGEDCLEEEGDDGEAEPGEEEALLKEEGEGLKEEEDKAAPKEEAEIQDEAVLNEDEDEERALLNENEGVLGGDGEGQEGAEEDLADGEQAVEADFGDEEEADLGEDDEGVEAEEEEGVEVVDEEELDEDQADVAVVEDDDGVVLVE, from the exons ATGGATAATCGGGGTTATGGTTCATCAG GTTACTCaagctggggtgggggtggcagcAGCTCCAGCAGAG GATCGGGCGGCTACGACCTCTACGGCTACAAGGACTCCATGTCCATGTCCATGTCCAGCAGTGGGGGCTACGGAGGCGGctatggaggaggaggaggaggaggaggaggcggggggtCCAGCCAGATGAAGAGGAGCCTCTCCGGGGCCGGCATGGTCTCCACGGGAACCAGCGCCGACGCCGTCATCGCCAAGATAAACCAGCGGCTCGACATGCTGACCCAGCTGGAGGGCTCGGGAGGCATGAAGGGAGGGGGCCGCAGCGACAG GTTTGACCAATACGAGTCCTACGACTCGCGCCCCTCCTCTGTAAACCCCCGCGATCTCTACAGATCCGGTAGCTATGGTTACGGCGACGGGCCGTCGGACCTGCTGAGCCCGCGGGGCGGGGGCTACGGGGGCGGGGCCTACGACGGCTCCTCCTCCTTCGGACCCGCCAAGGCGCGTCAGCCGCCCCGCGACTCCTACGCCGGCCCCGGCTGGGGCGGGAGGCGGTCCCCCAGGAGGGgcggggcccccgggggcccgggCGGACGCGGGTTTGGCCGCCGGCAGGAGCCCCCCATGGGCGGGGCCCGGGGAGGCCACTCCcccggggggcggggcaggctCCCGTCGCTGCTGTCCCACCGCATGTACCCCGAGACGGGCGCGTACCAGCAGCCCCCGACGGGCCCCCAGGACCTCCCCGGCCGGCCCTTCGGAGCGGGCCCCGGACTCCGGGCAGGCCGCCAGAGGGGCCGCAAGAGACCCGTCAACCGA CAGATAAACCCACAAAGGGAAGTGCAGAAGAAGAGGAAACAGACTGTTACCGCTGGCGACGAACCCGAGTCCAAGAAGGACAAAACCGAGACTGAGAACACAGAGTCCACTAATG ATTCAGCCCAGCCCAGTGGGGAAACTTCAGAGGCCAAGAGTTCTGCG GCAGTGAAGATCACAGCAGATGATGACG cGCTGACCATGCAGGAggagataaaccagatgaagaAGAAGTTGCAGCCGAAGCCGCCCACCCCCCAGGACAGATTCCCCaagctgaggaagaggaggggctTCCaggaaaggtcaggggtcaggcttGGCTCTCAGAG GGTGATGTTCGCGTGTTCCGTCTGCAAGTTCCGCTCCTTCTACAGCGAGGAGATGGCCGCCCACATGGAGAGCCGCTTTCACAAAGACCACTTCCGCTTTCTGACCAATCAGCTGTCCAAGCCCACCATCGACTTCCTGCAC GAGTACCTGAACAACAAGTTCAAGAAGACCGAGGAGAGGACGAAGCAAATTGAGAACATGAGCGCAGCAATCTGCCAGGTGTATAAGGAGCAGGACCTCACccgag ACATTGGAATGGAGCACTTCATGAAGAAGGTGGAGGCAGCACACTGTGCAGCCTGTGATCTCTTCATCCCTATGCAGCACCACCTCatccagagacacctcaaatCCCCCGACCACAACTTCAACCGCAAG GGCATGATGGAGCAGTCGAAACACGCCAGCCTCTCTGTGGCCCGCAGCATCCTCAATCACAAAATCATCGCCAAGAAGCTGGAGATCTACCTAAAG gGTGAGAACCCGTTCGACGGCAATGATAAGGACCCTGAGGATTCGCTGATGGACGTGTCGGGGGCGGAGCTAGAAGACAAGAGCCAGGCGACGGCGCAGGACGGCGATGGAAACCACGCCCCCGCGGGGGAGGGGCAGAAGGACGGGGCGGAGgtgaagatggaggaggaggagctggagggcgTGCTGGGGGAGGActgcctggaggaggagggtgatGACGGAGAGGCGGAGCCTGGGGAGGAAGAGGCGTTGCTtaaggaggaaggggaggggcttaAGGAGGAAGAGGACAAGGCGGCGCCTAAGGAGGAGGCGGAGATCCAGGACGAGGCGGTGCTgaatgaggatgaggatgaggagagGGCACTGCTGAACGAGAATGAGGGCGTGCTGGGGGGTGATGGGGAAGGGCAGGAGGGGGCGGAGGAAGATCTTGCGGACGGGGAACAGGCTGTGGAAGCAGATTTCGGAGATGAGGAAGAGGCGGATTTAGGGGAGGATGATGAAGGGGTGGaggcggaggaagaggagggtgtaGAGGTGGTAGATGAGGAAGAGCTGGATGAGGACCAGGCCGACGTGGCCGTGGTGGAGGACGATGATGGAGTGGTTCTGGTGGAGTAA
- the akap8l gene encoding A-kinase anchor protein 8-like isoform X2: protein MDNRGYGSSGYSSWGGGGSSSSRGSGGYDLYGYKDSMSMSMSSSGGYGGGYGGGGGGGGGGGSSQMKRSLSGAGMVSTGTSADAVIAKINQRLDMLTQLEGSGGMKGGGRSDRFDQYESYDSRPSSVNPRDLYRSGSYGYGDGPSDLLSPRGGGYGGGAYDGSSSFGPAKARQPPRDSYAGPGWGGRRSPRRGGAPGGPGGRGFGRRQEPPMGGARGGHSPGGRGRLPSLLSHRMYPETGAYQQPPTGPQDLPGRPFGAGPGLRAGRQRGRKRPVNRINPQREVQKKRKQTVTAGDEPESKKDKTETENTESTNDSAQPSGETSEAKSSAAVKITADDDALTMQEEINQMKKKLQPKPPTPQDRFPKLRKRRGFQERSGVRLGSQRVMFACSVCKFRSFYSEEMAAHMESRFHKDHFRFLTNQLSKPTIDFLHEYLNNKFKKTEERTKQIENMSAAICQVYKEQDLTRDIGMEHFMKKVEAAHCAACDLFIPMQHHLIQRHLKSPDHNFNRKGMMEQSKHASLSVARSILNHKIIAKKLEIYLKGENPFDGNDKDPEDSLMDVSGAELEDKSQATAQDGDGNHAPAGEGQKDGAEVKMEEEELEGVLGEDCLEEEGDDGEAEPGEEEALLKEEGEGLKEEEDKAAPKEEAEIQDEAVLNEDEDEERALLNENEGVLGGDGEGQEGAEEDLADGEQAVEADFGDEEEADLGEDDEGVEAEEEEGVEVVDEEELDEDQADVAVVEDDDGVVLVE, encoded by the exons ATGGATAATCGGGGTTATGGTTCATCAG GTTACTCaagctggggtgggggtggcagcAGCTCCAGCAGAG GATCGGGCGGCTACGACCTCTACGGCTACAAGGACTCCATGTCCATGTCCATGTCCAGCAGTGGGGGCTACGGAGGCGGctatggaggaggaggaggaggaggaggaggcggggggtCCAGCCAGATGAAGAGGAGCCTCTCCGGGGCCGGCATGGTCTCCACGGGAACCAGCGCCGACGCCGTCATCGCCAAGATAAACCAGCGGCTCGACATGCTGACCCAGCTGGAGGGCTCGGGAGGCATGAAGGGAGGGGGCCGCAGCGACAG GTTTGACCAATACGAGTCCTACGACTCGCGCCCCTCCTCTGTAAACCCCCGCGATCTCTACAGATCCGGTAGCTATGGTTACGGCGACGGGCCGTCGGACCTGCTGAGCCCGCGGGGCGGGGGCTACGGGGGCGGGGCCTACGACGGCTCCTCCTCCTTCGGACCCGCCAAGGCGCGTCAGCCGCCCCGCGACTCCTACGCCGGCCCCGGCTGGGGCGGGAGGCGGTCCCCCAGGAGGGgcggggcccccgggggcccgggCGGACGCGGGTTTGGCCGCCGGCAGGAGCCCCCCATGGGCGGGGCCCGGGGAGGCCACTCCcccggggggcggggcaggctCCCGTCGCTGCTGTCCCACCGCATGTACCCCGAGACGGGCGCGTACCAGCAGCCCCCGACGGGCCCCCAGGACCTCCCCGGCCGGCCCTTCGGAGCGGGCCCCGGACTCCGGGCAGGCCGCCAGAGGGGCCGCAAGAGACCCGTCAACCGA ATAAACCCACAAAGGGAAGTGCAGAAGAAGAGGAAACAGACTGTTACCGCTGGCGACGAACCCGAGTCCAAGAAGGACAAAACCGAGACTGAGAACACAGAGTCCACTAATG ATTCAGCCCAGCCCAGTGGGGAAACTTCAGAGGCCAAGAGTTCTGCG GCAGTGAAGATCACAGCAGATGATGACG cGCTGACCATGCAGGAggagataaaccagatgaagaAGAAGTTGCAGCCGAAGCCGCCCACCCCCCAGGACAGATTCCCCaagctgaggaagaggaggggctTCCaggaaaggtcaggggtcaggcttGGCTCTCAGAG GGTGATGTTCGCGTGTTCCGTCTGCAAGTTCCGCTCCTTCTACAGCGAGGAGATGGCCGCCCACATGGAGAGCCGCTTTCACAAAGACCACTTCCGCTTTCTGACCAATCAGCTGTCCAAGCCCACCATCGACTTCCTGCAC GAGTACCTGAACAACAAGTTCAAGAAGACCGAGGAGAGGACGAAGCAAATTGAGAACATGAGCGCAGCAATCTGCCAGGTGTATAAGGAGCAGGACCTCACccgag ACATTGGAATGGAGCACTTCATGAAGAAGGTGGAGGCAGCACACTGTGCAGCCTGTGATCTCTTCATCCCTATGCAGCACCACCTCatccagagacacctcaaatCCCCCGACCACAACTTCAACCGCAAG GGCATGATGGAGCAGTCGAAACACGCCAGCCTCTCTGTGGCCCGCAGCATCCTCAATCACAAAATCATCGCCAAGAAGCTGGAGATCTACCTAAAG gGTGAGAACCCGTTCGACGGCAATGATAAGGACCCTGAGGATTCGCTGATGGACGTGTCGGGGGCGGAGCTAGAAGACAAGAGCCAGGCGACGGCGCAGGACGGCGATGGAAACCACGCCCCCGCGGGGGAGGGGCAGAAGGACGGGGCGGAGgtgaagatggaggaggaggagctggagggcgTGCTGGGGGAGGActgcctggaggaggagggtgatGACGGAGAGGCGGAGCCTGGGGAGGAAGAGGCGTTGCTtaaggaggaaggggaggggcttaAGGAGGAAGAGGACAAGGCGGCGCCTAAGGAGGAGGCGGAGATCCAGGACGAGGCGGTGCTgaatgaggatgaggatgaggagagGGCACTGCTGAACGAGAATGAGGGCGTGCTGGGGGGTGATGGGGAAGGGCAGGAGGGGGCGGAGGAAGATCTTGCGGACGGGGAACAGGCTGTGGAAGCAGATTTCGGAGATGAGGAAGAGGCGGATTTAGGGGAGGATGATGAAGGGGTGGaggcggaggaagaggagggtgtaGAGGTGGTAGATGAGGAAGAGCTGGATGAGGACCAGGCCGACGTGGCCGTGGTGGAGGACGATGATGGAGTGGTTCTGGTGGAGTAA